In Cystobacter ferrugineus, the DNA window AGCGGGAAAAGGGATTTGAACCCTCGACCCTCGCCTTGGCAAGGCGATGCTCTACCGCTGAGCTATTCCCGCGTCTCGACTCCTGATGACCTCCGGCGTTGCCTCGCGGCACCGTCGAAAGTGAGGGCGGTATACCCCCCGCATCCGGAGGCGTCAAGCCTTCTGTTCACCGCCTCCGCTTCCTCGCCGGGCGAGCATGGCGAGGAAGGCTCGGAAGTACACGACGGCGCTCCACACGGAGAACGCCCCGGACAGGTACACGAGCACCTGGCCCACCTTGTTGAAGTTCACCGGCGCCGCGTAGAAGCCCATGTCCACCGGGTGCTCGTAGTGCACGCACAGGGAGATGATGCCCACGAGCTGCAGCGAGGTCTTCCACTTGCCCTCCTGCCCCGCCGCGATGACCATGCCCTCGCTCGCCGCGATGGTGCGCAGGCCGCTGACGATGAACTCGCGCGCCAGGAGCACGATGACGACCCAGGCCGCGATGCGCCCCAGGCGCACCATCATCACCAGGGCCGCCATGGCGATGAGCTTGTCGGCCAGCGGATCCATGAACTTGCCCACCACGGTGATGAGGTTCCAGCGCCGCGCCAGGTAGCCATCCACGATGTCGGTGATGGCGGCCACCGCGAACACCGCCGCCGCCAGGAGCGAGTCGAGCGGGTCCGCCTCGTAGGTGAGCCAGACGAACAGGGGGATGAGGAAGATGCGCCCGAGCGTCAGCATGTTCGGCAGGTTCCAGAACTCCTGCACCAGCACGCTGGGCTTGCGCGCCGCGCGACGCCGCGCCCGCTCCTCCTTCTTCTGCCGCTTCCGTACCGCTCGCTCCGCTCGATCCATGGCGGAGCGTTCTAGCGGAGTGGCAGGGAGATGAGGGCAAATCCTTCGCCGCTCAGTTCCACTCCAACGCCGGGCGGGAGGTTCTCCTGGGACAGCGGCACCACCCGGGGAGTGACCGAGCCCTGCCAGCCCACCAGGTGGGACATGGGCACCGTCACCGGAGCCTCGGCCGTGATGCCCACCGAGCGCAGCGCGCCGCGCACCCGCAGGACCACCCTGCCCTGCCCACGCAGGTACACCAGGTCCAGGTCCGGCGGCACGTCCGAGGGCACCTTGCCATTCTCGAAGGCCACCGCCTCCTCGAAGGCGAAGACGCACTCCTCGCGCGCGTAGACGCCCTCATCCCCCAGGTCCGTCGCGAGGAAGGAGTGCCCCTCGGCGGCCTCCAGGAAGAGCACGCCCCGGCCGCTCGCCCGCGTGAACCGGGCCGGGCCCTGGCCGAAGGGCTCGTCCGTGGCGCGGCCCCGGAAGCGCTTGCGCTCCGGCTCGAACTCGAGCTGTCCGCTGAAGGCCACCAGCCCCTCCAGCCGAGTGAGCAGCTCGCCCTCCACATAGACGGAGAGGCTGCCACCGCCCACGCGCAGGCGCCGCGCGGGGCTCGCGCCCTCCAGCACCAGCGCGGGGGTGAGCTCCGCCAGCAGCGGAACCTCCTCGGTGGAAGGAAAGGACGGGGTCTGCGTGGGCAGCTCGGGCGTGGCCCCTTCCAGGGACTCGGGCAACCGCTCGTCATCCGGCGGCGAGTCCAGCGCCTCCAGCGTCTCCCGGGTCTCGTCCCCTGACGTCCCGTCCGGGGCGAGCACGCCGTCTCCGGAGCCGGAGGGAGGGAGCGCACCGGGCCCCTCGTCCTCGGCGAAGCGCAGCTCGTCGTCGCTCGGCGGAGGGACCTCGTCCAGGCCGAACTGGGCGCCCCACTGGCCCTCGGAGGGGGGAGGCGCGGGCCGCACCGCGGGCACCGGCACCGGCGCGGGCGTGGCGGCCCTGGCGGGCGGCCGGGCGAAGGAGTCTCCCGCGATGGCCCGGGCCATCTTCTGGGCCATGGCCTCGCTGCCGGCCACGAGGAAGTGCTGCCGGGCCCGGCCATACTCGCCGGCCTGGGCCAGCGCCAGCCCGAGGTAGTTGTGGGCCTTCTTGTGGTCCGGCTGCAGGTCGGTCGCGGTGGCGAACTCGCGCATCGCGCGCTGCAGGGCGTTGGTCTTCAGGTAGACGAGCCCCAGGTTGACGCGCAGCGTGGCGTCCACCGGGTTGTCGCGCACCAGCGCCTCGTAGATTTCCGCCGCCCGGTCGAAGTGGCCCAGCTTGAAGTAGGCCAGGCCGAGCATGTTGCGGCCCTTCTCGTTGCGGGGCTGGAGCTGGTGGGCCCGCTCGAGCAACCGTCGAGCGTCGTCCAGACGGCCCTGCGCCAGCAACTCGCCTCCCTGGTAGAGCTGCTTGAGGAACTCCTCGTCAACGGGGCTCTTTGGCCCCCGCCCCATCACGCGCGTCGTCGCCATCGGAATCCGTCCCGCGGGGCTCGTCCTTGGAGAGCCGCTCGCGTTCCTTGTAATGGAAGTAGAGCTGGAGCACCTTGCGCACGTAGGCCTGGGTCTCCGGGTAGGGCGGCACCTGGCCCCCATACTTGCGCACGGCCTCGGGGCCCGCGT includes these proteins:
- the pgsA gene encoding CDP-diacylglycerol--glycerol-3-phosphate 3-phosphatidyltransferase — protein: MDRAERAVRKRQKKEERARRRAARKPSVLVQEFWNLPNMLTLGRIFLIPLFVWLTYEADPLDSLLAAAVFAVAAITDIVDGYLARRWNLITVVGKFMDPLADKLIAMAALVMMVRLGRIAAWVVIVLLAREFIVSGLRTIAASEGMVIAAGQEGKWKTSLQLVGIISLCVHYEHPVDMGFYAAPVNFNKVGQVLVYLSGAFSVWSAVVYFRAFLAMLARRGSGGGEQKA
- a CDS encoding tetratricopeptide repeat protein, producing MATTRVMGRGPKSPVDEEFLKQLYQGGELLAQGRLDDARRLLERAHQLQPRNEKGRNMLGLAYFKLGHFDRAAEIYEALVRDNPVDATLRVNLGLVYLKTNALQRAMREFATATDLQPDHKKAHNYLGLALAQAGEYGRARQHFLVAGSEAMAQKMARAIAGDSFARPPARAATPAPVPVPAVRPAPPPSEGQWGAQFGLDEVPPPSDDELRFAEDEGPGALPPSGSGDGVLAPDGTSGDETRETLEALDSPPDDERLPESLEGATPELPTQTPSFPSTEEVPLLAELTPALVLEGASPARRLRVGGGSLSVYVEGELLTRLEGLVAFSGQLEFEPERKRFRGRATDEPFGQGPARFTRASGRGVLFLEAAEGHSFLATDLGDEGVYAREECVFAFEEAVAFENGKVPSDVPPDLDLVYLRGQGRVVLRVRGALRSVGITAEAPVTVPMSHLVGWQGSVTPRVVPLSQENLPPGVGVELSGEGFALISLPLR